One part of the Pseudomonadota bacterium genome encodes these proteins:
- a CDS encoding substrate-binding domain-containing protein: MRTLNNSKWMWWTAILVITAVAFFPSPPAFSESGAVRIALVVVPDDVVRPLLPDFQKQTGLRAEIVYSGDNPYAVARAGKADLVISHYGHEGTKSFVTEGLGLWPHPVFANQIVLLGPPSDPAGIRNLTDAAEAFRRIAKSKSYFLTNNGAAAKYLEETLWRSAGIQEKGSWYLDLKSEGSRAARDAAGKGAYVLWGLPPFLRLKRQGPLDLEPLVVQDPIFQRIMVAVVVNSKKVPGVNADGATAFQNFLIAPATQARIRAFRYPDFDQQTWWPAGRHNAAHE; this comes from the coding sequence TTGAGAACATTGAATAACAGTAAATGGATGTGGTGGACGGCAATCCTGGTGATTACTGCCGTAGCGTTTTTTCCTAGTCCCCCGGCTTTCTCTGAAAGCGGCGCCGTCCGCATCGCGTTGGTTGTCGTGCCGGATGATGTGGTCCGGCCTTTGTTGCCTGACTTTCAGAAACAGACAGGCCTGCGCGCAGAGATTGTGTATTCAGGCGATAATCCCTACGCTGTCGCTCGGGCAGGGAAGGCCGATCTGGTGATCTCGCATTACGGGCATGAGGGTACCAAATCGTTTGTAACTGAGGGGCTGGGGTTGTGGCCGCATCCTGTTTTTGCGAACCAGATAGTATTGCTTGGGCCGCCAAGTGACCCGGCAGGCATCCGTAACCTCACCGATGCAGCAGAAGCATTTCGCCGTATTGCAAAGAGCAAATCGTATTTCCTGACAAACAATGGTGCGGCCGCAAAATACCTTGAGGAAACCCTGTGGAGAAGCGCTGGTATCCAGGAAAAAGGAAGCTGGTATCTCGATCTCAAATCGGAAGGATCACGAGCTGCCCGGGATGCCGCTGGTAAGGGCGCATATGTGCTCTGGGGGTTGCCGCCGTTCCTGCGACTGAAACGCCAGGGGCCTCTCGATCTTGAACCCCTGGTCGTTCAGGACCCTATTTTTCAGCGGATCATGGTCGCTGTTGTGGTCAACTCTAAGAAAGTACCGGGTGTGAACGCTGACGGTGCCACAGCGTTCCAGAATTTTCTGATCGCCCCGGCGACACAAGCCAGGATTCGTGCATTTCGCTATCCTGATTTTGACCAGCAAACATGGTGGCCGGCTGGTCGCCACAACGCTGCGCATGAGTAA